A stretch of the Thiomicrospira pelophila DSM 1534 genome encodes the following:
- a CDS encoding BMC domain-containing protein has protein sequence MSNEYGIALGMIETRGLVPAIEAADAMTKAAEVRLVTREFVGGGYVTVLVRGETGAVNAAVRAGADACERVGDGLVAAHIIARPHKEVEPVLTAGINPASRL, from the coding sequence ATGAGCAATGAATATGGTATTGCACTAGGTATGATTGAAACTCGTGGTTTGGTTCCAGCAATCGAAGCTGCAGACGCGATGACTAAAGCTGCCGAAGTTCGTTTAGTTACACGCGAATTTGTTGGTGGTGGTTACGTTACTGTTTTGGTTCGTGGTGAAACTGGTGCCGTTAACGCCGCAGTTCGCGCTGGTGCTGATGCTTGTGAGCGTGTTGGTGACGGCCTTGTTGCTGCGCACATCATTGCACGTCCGCACAAAGAAGTTGAGCCTGTTTTAACTGCAGGTATTAACCCAGCTTCTCGTCTGTAA
- a CDS encoding carboxysome peptide B codes for MEIHQVTHRLILTSRLDGMGHLPVKVLLSVSGGVAVALDPIGCKIGDWVFTIANSAARTAAGDDRYLTDLTISGIIDNWAEQES; via the coding sequence GTGGAGATACATCAGGTAACTCATCGACTAATTTTAACGAGTCGATTAGATGGCATGGGTCATTTACCTGTAAAAGTTTTATTAAGTGTTTCGGGCGGTGTTGCCGTTGCACTTGATCCTATAGGATGCAAGATTGGTGATTGGGTTTTTACAATTGCCAACTCGGCGGCAAGAACCGCAGCTGGTGATGATCGTTATTTAACAGATCTTACTATCAGTGGCATTATTGACAACTGGGCAGAGCAAGAGTCTTGA
- a CDS encoding CsoS2 family carboxysome shell protein: protein MSAGRKASIERRKQQVKGKTSRGGAQPTRQPRKSVETAVDTTPVEKSATAEQSYIAPASAGKNRAKVNAVKPTATVQPKGRLVAKAYRKAACEGKAKLQAKMSQNSALTCIDASTDPNASCRDIARKVREQRATHGKVKASSSQRPAGRASKKSGNSAPEKVGVAKTSYDQDVSGTLVSNTNKMTGSEAGGCRVISGTEYTGPDEYQAKCSFKPEPNPRKVAMTTTASGRSVSGTEVGFSKSVTGTESGQCRSVTGTEYLPADQGEVFCGSKPEAGPSKVSQSKTVRNQMVSGPSMNTRQDMTGLEAGAQRTVTGSQYVSSSAPMGKEPTRQARGSIMSQSEKHEVSHTGGGAAVSGTNVNFYKPVTGDESGFCKNVTGGQYQSQEVRKERCDDELQPGPTKSIQSQTFAGQKITGDRAGLGGKITGAAAGMCKSVTGSSYLSFDAVESCGVEPSSLKPDANKFTPQSKPTTGGQPGPLGLTGAQKGVCSSVSGTPYQGVDHTSAMCQSSMPSMAGESDYPTMIMAAPQPMMAQAPAMFNGANAYSAPMVQPAPIMIGSEQHNEADKAVASRITGDGADSGFSITGDSWRRDGKVSGTEGKWSQSRNVSMRGVETRQSMGAHDFRPVTNPQVADISPITGSSGNTTSGASITVSGGARA from the coding sequence ATGTCTGCAGGTAGAAAAGCATCTATTGAGCGTCGAAAGCAACAGGTTAAAGGTAAAACTTCACGAGGTGGCGCACAGCCAACTAGACAGCCTAGAAAGTCTGTTGAAACGGCGGTTGATACTACGCCGGTTGAGAAGTCAGCAACAGCAGAGCAGAGTTATATTGCGCCTGCAAGTGCTGGCAAAAACCGTGCAAAAGTTAATGCTGTCAAGCCAACAGCTACTGTGCAACCAAAAGGTCGCTTAGTTGCAAAGGCTTATAGAAAAGCCGCATGTGAAGGTAAGGCTAAATTGCAAGCTAAGATGAGTCAAAACAGTGCATTAACCTGCATTGATGCGTCGACTGATCCGAATGCAAGTTGTCGTGATATTGCTCGGAAGGTACGTGAGCAGCGTGCTACTCACGGTAAAGTGAAGGCGTCATCTTCACAACGTCCAGCAGGTCGTGCGTCAAAAAAGTCTGGTAACAGTGCACCTGAGAAGGTCGGTGTTGCGAAAACATCTTATGATCAAGATGTAAGTGGAACGCTTGTTTCAAATACCAACAAGATGACGGGTAGTGAAGCAGGTGGTTGCCGAGTAATTAGTGGTACTGAATATACTGGCCCTGATGAATATCAAGCGAAGTGTAGTTTTAAACCAGAGCCTAATCCAAGAAAGGTAGCAATGACAACAACTGCATCCGGCCGTAGTGTCAGTGGAACTGAAGTTGGCTTTTCAAAGTCAGTGACTGGTACAGAGTCGGGACAATGTCGTAGCGTTACTGGTACAGAATATTTGCCGGCTGATCAAGGTGAAGTTTTCTGTGGTAGTAAGCCTGAAGCAGGTCCTTCGAAAGTGAGTCAATCAAAAACGGTAAGAAACCAAATGGTATCTGGCCCAAGTATGAATACTCGCCAAGACATGACTGGATTAGAAGCAGGTGCACAGCGTACTGTGACCGGAAGTCAGTACGTGTCTAGTTCAGCGCCTATGGGCAAAGAACCAACACGTCAAGCACGCGGTAGTATAATGTCTCAGTCTGAAAAACATGAAGTTTCTCATACAGGTGGCGGCGCAGCGGTATCAGGTACAAACGTAAATTTTTATAAGCCTGTTACAGGCGATGAGTCTGGTTTTTGTAAGAATGTAACTGGTGGGCAGTATCAATCACAAGAAGTTCGTAAAGAACGTTGTGATGATGAGTTGCAACCAGGACCTACAAAATCCATTCAATCACAGACATTTGCAGGTCAGAAAATCACCGGGGATCGTGCTGGTTTAGGCGGAAAAATCACTGGTGCGGCTGCAGGTATGTGTAAAAGTGTAACAGGCTCTTCATATTTAAGTTTTGATGCTGTTGAGTCTTGTGGTGTTGAACCTTCAAGTCTAAAACCTGACGCGAATAAGTTCACCCCTCAGTCAAAGCCAACAACGGGCGGCCAGCCTGGACCTTTAGGTCTTACTGGTGCTCAAAAAGGCGTTTGTAGCTCTGTGAGTGGTACTCCATATCAGGGTGTAGATCATACATCTGCTATGTGTCAGTCTAGTATGCCTTCTATGGCAGGTGAGTCAGATTATCCAACGATGATTATGGCTGCGCCTCAACCTATGATGGCTCAGGCACCGGCTATGTTTAATGGTGCTAATGCTTACTCTGCACCTATGGTTCAGCCGGCACCAATTATGATTGGTTCAGAGCAACACAATGAAGCTGACAAAGCGGTTGCTTCAAGAATAACAGGAGATGGAGCCGATTCTGGTTTTTCAATTACCGGTGATTCTTGGCGTCGTGATGGAAAAGTTTCTGGAACGGAAGGCAAATGGTCACAATCTCGTAATGTCTCAATGCGTGGTGTGGAAACACGCCAATCAATGGGGGCACATGATTTTAGACCGGTTACTAATCCGCAGGTTGCTGATATAAGCCCAATTACAGGTTCTTCTGGCAACACAACTAGTGGTGCAAGCATAACTGTATCGGGTGGAGCACGCGCTTAA
- a CDS encoding carboxysome peptide A, which yields MKIMLVDKAIVSTNRIATMDHKPLLIVRDKPDGSPQVAVDPVGCKSGDWVLCVGSSAARDATGTKAYPSDLTIVGIIDRWETD from the coding sequence ATGAAGATTATGTTGGTTGATAAAGCGATTGTTTCTACAAATCGTATTGCGACAATGGATCACAAGCCACTTTTAATCGTAAGAGATAAGCCAGATGGCAGCCCTCAAGTTGCGGTTGATCCGGTTGGTTGTAAATCAGGTGATTGGGTTTTGTGTGTCGGAAGCTCAGCCGCCCGTGATGCAACGGGTACTAAGGCCTACCCAAGTGACTTAACCATTGTCGGTATTATCGATAGATGGGAGACAGACTAG
- a CDS encoding ferritin-like domain-containing protein, which produces MTYQRATRNSVMAGVGQYSRRELASSSSMNPQILGFLGRAMSLEFSAAQQYLSHAALCQSRMENQFAEEFVQLANEEFRHASELTERMVDHGALPSGTVLTPSKPSFNIIEALSICELSEMQLINLYEQAYKLSANIGSTGDAELFGRLYEEEVTQLHRIRQWSADYIAKSHAPHPMKGGFA; this is translated from the coding sequence ATGACTTATCAAAGAGCAACTAGAAATAGTGTTATGGCAGGTGTAGGGCAATATTCCAGACGTGAACTTGCAAGTTCCTCTAGCATGAATCCTCAGATTTTGGGTTTTCTTGGTAGAGCAATGAGTCTAGAGTTCAGTGCTGCCCAACAATATTTGTCACATGCTGCTTTGTGCCAAAGTCGTATGGAAAATCAATTTGCTGAAGAATTTGTGCAACTTGCAAATGAAGAGTTCCGCCATGCATCAGAATTAACTGAGCGCATGGTGGATCACGGTGCCTTACCTTCGGGTACGGTTTTAACACCGTCTAAGCCTTCTTTTAATATTATTGAAGCGCTGTCTATCTGTGAGTTAAGTGAAATGCAGTTAATTAATTTGTACGAACAGGCTTACAAGCTAAGTGCAAATATTGGTTCTACTGGTGATGCTGAATTATTTGGCCGACTATATGAAGAAGAGGTGACTCAACTTCATCGCATACGCCAATGGTCAGCTGACTATATTGCCAAATCTCATGCACCTCATCCTATGAAAGGAGGTTTTGCATGA
- a CDS encoding 4a-hydroxytetrahydrobiopterin dehydratase, giving the protein MSLNWKESKNASSLEAKFVFEGYETLRDFLDEVAQITEEMEVHPNISFGRDYASLIIYAQDGTLSDKERDVAAKILNLV; this is encoded by the coding sequence ATGAGTCTAAACTGGAAGGAAAGTAAAAATGCCTCAAGTTTAGAAGCTAAGTTTGTTTTTGAAGGTTATGAAACTCTGCGTGACTTTTTAGATGAGGTTGCGCAGATAACTGAAGAAATGGAGGTTCATCCCAACATTAGCTTTGGTCGCGATTATGCGAGTTTAATTATTTATGCACAAGACGGCACCTTATCTGATAAGGAACGAGACGTTGCGGCAAAGATTTTGAATTTAGTTTAA
- a CDS encoding BMC domain-containing protein produces the protein MSTEYGIALGMIETRGLVPAIEAADAMTKAAEVRLVSRDFVGGGYVTVMVRGETGAVNAAVRAGADACERVGDGLVAAHIIARPHKEVDPILNGNLIQG, from the coding sequence ATGTCTACTGAATATGGTATCGCATTGGGTATGATCGAAACTCGTGGTTTAGTTCCAGCTATTGAAGCGGCTGATGCTATGACTAAAGCGGCTGAAGTTCGTTTAGTTTCTCGTGACTTCGTTGGTGGCGGTTACGTAACTGTAATGGTTCGTGGTGAGACTGGTGCTGTAAATGCTGCAGTTCGTGCTGGCGCAGATGCTTGTGAACGTGTTGGTGACGGCCTTGTTGCTGCACACATCATTGCACGTCCTCACAAAGAAGTTGATCCAATTTTGAACGGTAACTTAATCCAAGGTTAA